A stretch of DNA from Coccidioides posadasii str. Silveira chromosome 1, complete sequence:
TTCCGCCAGGTGCTAAGTCTTATGGAATACCCTCCGTTGCTGGAGAACGAAGAGACTTTGAAGTCGGTGTTTGGATACAAGCAGGACGTTATTGATCGTGCGAAATACCTTTTGAAGGACGTCCAAAGCGTCGGGGCTTACAGTCAAAGTCATGGATCCCCGTTAGTTCGCAAAAGTGTTGCTAATTTTATGGAAAAGCGTGATGGCTTTCCCGCCGATCCCGCTCACATTTACCTCTCTGCCGGGGCGTCGTCAGGGGTGAACACTCTCCTTAATATCCTTTGTGCCGGCCATGACAGTGGGGTGCTCGTTCCAATCCCGCAATACCCACTTTACACCGCGACGCTGGCCGTTCTCAACGCGAGATGCGTTCCATACTACCTTGACGAAGAAAGCAACTGGGGTACAGATGTTGACGGGATCAAAGCCTCGGTTGCCAAAGCCAAGGAAGAAGGCACAGATGTTCGCGCAATTGTCGTGATCAACCCAGGAAACCCCACGGGTGCTTGTCTTAGCCCCGAAGCCGTCAAGAAGGTGATCGACCTCGCGGTCGACGAACATCTCGTCATCATTGCCGATGAAGTCTACCAGACGAACATCTTTAAGGGAGAGTTCACATCCTTCAAGAAGAGACTACGACAGTTGCAGCAAGAATCTCCTGGAAAGTACGACCACGTGGAGCTTGCATCGCTGCACAGCGTGTCGAAGGGTATGGTGGGCGAATGCGGCCACCGAGGAGGCTACTTCGAGCTTGTCGGATTCCATGCCGATGTCGAGGAACAGGTGTACAAATTCATTAGTGTCATGCTCTGCCCGCCAGTCATCGGACAGTGCCTTGTCGAACTGATGGTCAATCCTCCAAAGGAAGGAGATCCGAGTTATGAATTGTACCAGAAAGAGTACAGCGCCATCTCGACCGGATTATACCAGCGTGCCGCTGCCTTATACGAGGCATTCAAGCAGATGGAAGGCGTTGAATGTCAGGAACCAACAGTACGTTTCCCTTCCATTTTGACCTCGTTAACTATTGAGATGCGCGTTCTTCTAACCACGATTTGCCTTCTAGGGCGCTATGTACCTTTTCCCGTCCATTACTCTTCCGCAGAAGGCCATCGCAGCTGCTGAAGCAGCAGGCCGTCATCCCGATGAATTTTACTCTCTCCGTCTTCTTGACGCTACGGGTGTCTGCATCGTCCCAGGTTCCGGGTTTGGTCAGAAACCGGGAACGTACCACTTCCGCACGACATTCTTGGCTCCTGGCACCGACTGGGTGAACAGAATCGTGGCCTTCCACAAGAAATTTATGGATGAGTTCAGATGATTCCGTTCTTCTCTGATTTTAAAagacctttttctttttgtttgcTTGGGTAGCGGTGGTATATACCCTTACCGTGCCTCCTTTTCGCTTGTggatttcttcttcaacagaGACGTATGATGATAGGGATCTTTTTAGGATGTTTCTCATAGACATaaataagcaagcaagcGTTGAGAGGTTATTATAAGCTCTGAGTGATATGATAGCAGTGCGCCCACTGCAAGTGCCCCTTATTAGGCCTCGTCATTCAATATAGACATACGCGCAAGGAGAACGCATTGCTATCCAGCATGATCCTCTCCTTTAAGTAAATTCGATGTATCCAGTTCACCCGAGACTGTCAACAAGAGAAAAGGGaagggaaggaaaagaaaagcaaaaaaataaaaaataaaaaataaaaaataaaaaagaaaaattgccTGGAGGTCGAGACATCCAAACGTCACCGACGCAAATCTCCGCGAGCTTGCAAGGATCGCACGGAGCCTGATTCTCCGTCTCTTTAGGGGTTGAGCGCAGGGATCGGGTCCCAGTCACATGGGTCGGAAATTTTCGGATTTATTTTTctctgtttcttttttttcccgctttttatttttagaGCGGTTTGGGGGGGAGGGATGAGTGAGAGTGcatggagagagaaagagaaagaaaaaaaaaaaaaaaatcagaGAGAGGATTTTCGTCCCTTGAATAGCCGAAGGGAAGAAATTAGGGGTTCCGGAGCATTTCTGATTAGTGGGGGAAGCGAAAACATAACAATAATCCCCTCAACCCCGGCCAGTGGTTTCAGGTAGGAATTTCAGGTCTCagccctttttttctttagggtttgttctttttgGTCGTCGGTCCTTCTGGTAGGGCTAGCCAGCCTAAGGGCCTCGACGCGGCGAAGGTTTAGAGGTAAATCGGCCTGGTGATGTCTCTAAATTTTACAGAGTACGTACAGTACGGAGGAATTGGTTTCAGAATAACTTTTGAAATGATTCTTTCAACAAACGTATGTGTACGCCATCTGGTCTACGTCGGTGGAAGTGTCATGGGCTAGTTGCTCCATATCGGCGCTGCGCTGGCAAGTCCGTAGTAACACAGGATTATTTCCAACAGGGTGCGAGCATGGTTGAACATCAGTTGTGTCAGAGCTTCTCCCCAGTCAGAACAGTAAGAGCGTCACATGCTATATAGAGATGAGCTATATTATTTAACCGCTTGGGTGAAATGGACATGATTGAGCGGCGATAATTCTGCTTGCGAGGCAACGTAAATACATAGGACACGCGCGATCAAAAAGGGGCAATTggaactacggagtacacaaaaATAGATCCACACACTTGACGTAtggctacggagtacggagaaCAGGGTTCTCTTCATGGCACCTCTTCGTGGACTGGAATGATCGTTCTAGTGGCAATCATGTATCGGTCTCTGAAAAGGGGCTTCTCGAGtcgaaaagaagaaagcctTACAGAGGTCACCCCTGTATTGGACTTCTGGACGGGGCTCATAGTTTACTACTTACACCCGGAATATCGTCCGCCTGTCATCTGATCGCACAGAAGATGTTAAAATAGACTTTTTAaggcttttttttccttcgtTCGCTAGCACTGTCTCGAAACCAGCCGGTATGTGTCATAGGATTAAAAAAGACggctttttgtcttttcaGGCGCTTCGAGGTTCAGGAGTCACCGAGATTGGGGGAAAAGTCAAAACGAAGGATTGCTTGACTCGGAGCTATGTTATGGAGGGTTGAATCTGGCGTCGTCGTTGCACAAGACGGGAACTAACGACGACTAGTCGCGAATCCCCCAAAGTTCTGGAAACGTCGTTTCCAGGCACGACGAATCCGGCAAGCAGTTTAACACTGTCAGGTACGGATGCCGGAGCGACGGAGTAGCGTCCGCGTCCCCAGGAAATCCCGTAGGGAAAAGTTCGGAAAAGTGCTTGGCTGGAGAAAAGTGGGCTGGAACCTTGGGACATGATTCGAAGATGGAGATTGCCCGTTGAAGAAATTTtcgatacggagtactgtgGATGAAAATTTCGGATGGTCGCATGCAGGGATTTGATGGTTGTACATATGtagtggaggaggagggagTTGGAGCACGAAACCGTCGAACTTGCAACTTCTCCCGAATCACGCTGGTCCATGACAGCTGGGATGTTGGATGTCAGTGTGTTTGTTTGAGCGTTAAACTGACACAATGCTTAATCCCTCAAGCGTGTAACTACCGTAGGCACATCCTGAATGTAGTTTGCTTTTGACGAACGGCATACGCGGGTCGGCGTCTTTTCGTTGCTGCTCGAGTGAATATCGCCATTCGATCAACGACAAATGACGACGTGCGCGGGAAGGGAACTTGGGGGGGGGGACCCAGAGCGTCATCGACTTCCGTTCGTCCTGATTGGCCATGTGGCGCTTCTTCCGATGTTTGCCACGAGAAGCCGAGTTCAACGAGAATCGCCTTTAGGCTGTGGGCCCGTCACCATCGGGAGGAGAAGAGTTCTCCCTTTGGggacggagtacggagtacagagccTTGAGAGTCAATTGCGCATTCGACcgcgtactccgtacagcagAAGCGTTTAGCAGCAGGCAGAATATAGTTACATACTAACTATTGTCGAGCAGATCGCTCAAAATAACTATGTAATTGCTTCGTTAGGGGCATCGACATGTCCATGATGGATGGCGAGTCCACCCACAGCATTTTGCTATCGGCTAATTGAACTAAGAGGCGCCCACCCCTGCCGTTCAATCCTTGGAAAAACGGAGGATAATACGGACTCTCCCTCCCTGTGTCTGTATGTACTGTCGATCGTGGGTTCGCCCCGGCATCCCTGCCTGCCCATGCAAACCGGCCAGGATGTCGCTCGTCTTTGGGTTTCTGGCGGTTTTGGGCTGTGTCGGTCATGTGCCCAGCCACACTCTCCGCTTAGTCAATCCAGGCCGCAGTCTCGCCCGGTCGAGCGCCCGCAGCGAAACCTGCTTGCCAGAGTTGTCGCTCCCAGCACCAAGGACTGCCGGAGTGCCATGAGGGAGAAGCTGTCGCGATATTCCGCTGTGATTCGACACCGTAGACCGAGTGCGCTGGTGGCTTTTGGAAATGTAAGTAGCGGTCAACCTTCACTGGGAGGAGGCAAACCAAAGCATTTAAAAAGGGCGAACAGGGCACGGAGCTGCTTCAAAgtcttttttccttttcaacCTCACCTCTTCGCTAGCATCCTCGCAATCCCATTGAACCTTTTACCTAACCCCTCCTCCAGGGAAAAACAGCCTGATCGTCACTGGATTAAGTAACACCCGTTGCTTGCAGTCTCCCTGAATAGCTTTGTTTCACTTTTTTCATTCGTCGCCCGGAACGTCATCCAATCCCACAGGTCCCCTCCCCCCCTGGCAAGCCCTTCCACACAGACTCCATTTTTTCCTTCTTATTCTCCATTTTCACAGCCTGGGCCGTTTTCGGGTCATTTCGGAGCAGTTTGCTGCCATATTTAATTTCGTGTACGCTAAAACCTCTGACAAAATACTACGCCACTGCCCAGCTTGGTCACGGTTTACCCGGTATCTCCCGTCAGCTGTGGAGAAGCACGCATGGTACGGGAGGGCTAACCATTCCGTGGGACAGGGCAGCAGACTCGCAGTGAATTCGATTTcgccgtactccgtaatcaAAAGCCAAATCATGGATCCCGCACCCGCATCTTCAGCTCCTCGTGCTACCGTTAATATACCCCCCAATCACCCACTTCCTCTTGACTATTTCACCTCAGATTTCGTTCGACAGCAAGCTGCCAAACAACAGCACTCGAACTACCATTCCACATCCCTGAGAAACATGGTGTCGACATCTGTCAATCGCACTGCGCTGCACCCCACTGGTGTTCAGTATGTTCCCCTTCCCATCCCCTGTCCGTTCTGTTGTTGAACCTTGTTGCCGCGGTTATTGTCGTCATTGTTCATGAATTGTATCCGCCGAGACTGGCCTTCTCCAGTGGATATATATGAAGGCCATGTCGGATCTCCATGAGCACTACACAATCGACACCCACAGCAAACGTATCTTCAACTGAGCGGCGCAAGCTACCACCGAAACCATGATTGCTAACGGTGACCTCAGACCAGGAAAGGGCCACACTGAGCTCGAGGAGGAGCTTCACGAAACAGCCCACATTGACTATGAAAGAGTAGCAATTGTGAGTTTGCTCTTTGCTGCCCTGTTCCTCCTGCAACTTTTATACATGCTACTATCTGATCAGCAACATACTGATTAACCACCGGAATAGATCGCCAATCCTTCTGTTGCTGCTCTCTACGAAGATGCCCTCGTCTACGAGACCGGAACCGCTATCACATCCAGCGGAGCCCTGACCGCATACTCCGGAGCCAAAACTGGTAGATCACCCCTCGACAAGAGAATTGTCAAAGAAGAAACATCAGAGAATGAGATCTGGTGGGGTCCAGTCAACAAGCCCATGACCCCTGAGGTGAGTCACCTTTCAAgttatttttatttctttaaggtttttttcctttccttttcttttttcttttttcttttcttttcccttttttttttttttttttttttttttgaaaactGTTTCGATCGTGTGACTGCCCATGCTGCCGAGCCCACGACCCTTTTGCTCAGCCCTTTTCCGCTTCCCGAACTTTCTTCCACCCCTGCGCTCTTGGCAGCGTATCGGGGCTCCTGTGGCTTCCCCGCAGCTGCTGGGTCGCGCCCGGACCCTCTCCGAACCTCACGTGGTGTGACGTAATGACTGATTACTAACCGTGTTGTCCCGATTGGCAGGTCTGGAGAATCAACCGAGAGAGAGCCGTCGATTACCTCAACACAAGAAACCGAATCTACGTGATTGATGGCTATGCCGGCTGGGATGAGCGCTACCGCATCAACGTCCGCGTCGTTTGCGCACGTGCTTACCATGCTCTGTTCATGCGTAACATGCTTATCCGTCCCAAGCGGGAGGAGCTACAGCATTTCCACCCAGACTATGTCATCTACAACGCCGGATCTTTCCCCGCAAACAGATGGACTGAGGGTATGACATCGGCTACCTCCGTTGCCATTAACTTTGCCGAGAAGGAGATGGTCATCCTTGGCACAGAGTATGCCGGAGAGATGAAGAAGGGTGTCTTCACGGTTCTCTTCTATGAGATGCCAATCAAGCACAACGTCCTCACCCTCCACTCCTCTGCCAACCAAGGCCCAGATGGTGATGTTACCCTCTTCTTCGGCTTGTCTGGTACCGGAAAGACAACCCTCTCTGCCGACCCCAAGCGTGCATTGATTGGTGACGACGAGCACTGTTGGAGCGACCGTGGTGTCTTCAACATCGAGGGCGGAGTATGTTACCCaattcttcctttttttttttttttttttttttttttccccttttatAACAATCTTCTAACGCAATTTCTAGTGCTACGCCAAGTGCATTGGTCTATCCGCAGAGAAGGAACCTGATATCTTCAACGCTATCAAGTTCGGATCTGTCTTGGAGAATGTTGTCTTCAACCCAGAGACGCGTATCGTGGACTACGATGATGCTACCTTGACCGAGAATACCAGATGGTAAGATTGGAGATTCCAAAATTGCGAGATTCATGGTTGCTAATTGTCCTCATAGCGCCTATCCCATTGAATATATCGAGAACGCCAAGATTCCATGCCTGGCTGAGCAGCACCCATCCAACATCATCCTCCTTACTTGCGATGCCCGTGGCGTTCTTCCACCGATCTCCAAGCTCACCAGCGAACAGACCATGTTCCACTTCATTTCCGGTTACACCTCCAAGATGGCTGGCACTGAGGACGGTGTCACTGAGCCCCAAGCTACCTTCTCTTCCTGCTTCGCTCAACCATTCTTGGCTCTCCACCCAATGCGCTATGCTCGCATGCTCGCTGACAAGATTGCTGAGCACAAGGCTAACGCTTGGTTGTTGAACACCGGCTGGGTTGGTGCTGGCTGCACCACTGGTGGCAAGCGTTGCCCACTCAAGTACACTCGTGCCATCCTTGATGCGATCCACTCCGGTGAACTCGCCAAGGTCGAGTACGAGACCTACGACACCTTCAACCTTCACATCCCCAAGTCCTGCCCCAATGTTCCTAGCGAGCTGCTGAACCCACAGAGAAGCTGGACCGGCTCCGCCAGCTTCAAGGATGAAGTCAACAagctggctgagctcttCAACCAGAACTTCACCAAGTACAGCGCGGAAGCCACCCCAGAGGTCCTCGCCGCTGCTCCAGTTGTCACTGGTGCAGAGGAGGCACCGGTCGCTGATAAGGCCGCTCCCGTTCAAGTCAACGGCGAACAGGCCCAGGAGACCACAAATTGACTAGCCAAGCAAGAGTCGGCGTCACAACCGGAAGAAATCTTGACGAAAAAGTCAAAACGTCGATTCTTGAGTTTACGAAGAATGCtgtccaaaaaaaaatagttTGAATTGGGTTCgaatccttttttttcttttttgcgAGTTTGCATTGACTTGTATTCCAAAAAACAGTTTTATGGGACATTCCCTcatgtttttttttttttttttgttcctcttgattctcttctgatatgCATAGTTTGCCTGGGTTCTCTGCATCATACCAAAGGTTTTAATTGCCCCCTTGTCTCATGTCGTTCTGCGACTACCACTTTTAAACCCATTTAACCCCATCACTACAGACAACGACCTCATCCTTCTTTACAAACCACGCTCTATTCTCCTCGTGAGAAATATTCCTTCATGAGTCTGCACATGtcctcctttttctcttttcctccccctttctttttccaatCATGATATTCCTCGACGCGTTTCCTGTTTAAGTGCAGATTAATACTGTGATCACCTTCCAACACCAAGCAGAGTTGACAAcaacttaaaaaaaaaaaaatcttgcaaaaagcaagaaaacCATGTACTGCTGGTTTGGTCAAGGGACACGGAAGTTGGTaaaaaagaggaggaagaacaGAAAGAGTTATATTTacataaaaaaaaatgaaataaaaagaatataACCCTGAACTCTTTTCTCCCTTTGGTCTGAATTAACATGAAAGACTGTTGTAGGTGAAACGAAATATTTAAAATCATCCTTCTAGATTGTGATCTGCACGCCTTGATTTGGTTCCAGTCTGGTAAATAACACATGTAGATGCTCTGAGGTGGGATCCAAAAACCAAATGCAGAGTTGATAGTGATAGTAGTCTTATGATGGACGAAGATCTTAGCGTATAGTATCGCCTACTAACAAGGCACAAAAAGCTGATGAGCAGACCCTGGGCGAATTGAAGACATGCAGCACTAACACCCTATTTGCAGAAAATAAGCTGACAAGCAATGCGGCGGAATTAAGTCTAGAAAGCCTGGTAGCCGGTGGGTAGGGGATAAGCAGGCCTCAACAGATACTCGGCAAGCCTTCCATATTTACAGCACCTTCCCAACAGTTACGGTTCAGACACGGGATCCTGACCTGGCCAAATTGGCTAGGGACGTATCACAGCAGAGCTCAGGTCCAGTCGTCAACAACCTTGGCAAAAGTCGCAAATTATCTTCCATACTCGTACTAACTATGCCAATTGAAATCGAAAGGAGCCGCAATAGCTCGGGTGATATCGGGGGCCGGAATGACCTTTTTCCACGAGGGCGAAGGATTTTGGGAAGATGGGCTCGATTTGAAACACGACGGCGGAGTTACGGAGATGGGGGACGGAATAGTATCCTCCCAGCACTTCACTTCCGCTTCCGCCTTTTCCTGTGTGCCTTGGTGCGAATAATGGAGGCCGACTTACATAGCTTCCTCCCGTCAGCCGGGACCGGGAGAACGGGTCTTGCTGGCGGGCAGGAGGGCTCGGACAGGAACACGGGCAGGGTGGAGTACGTAGTTAGTTACTAATGTATGTGTAATGCGATATATTGCGGAATGGGAggcttcttttcctttattttatttttttttatttttattttttttttaattgtCTTGCAAGGTGAGAGCTTCTCAGCAAATATCGAGATCGCCTAATAAGTGGTTAAGCAGCGGAGGAAAACTATTTACCGAGTAAAGTTTCCTCCGTCCAACAAGTCGGCCCGGAATGGCTGCCGAAGCAGGCCAAGAGCTGCTGGGCCCCAACAGAGCGAGGCAAAGGCTGGATATTTTCAACGGCCAGCCAGGCGTCTGAGTGCATCTTCAAACTCTCTTGTGGGGGCCATGAGTGCATCGTTGGGCAAGTTGGGCCAAATTTTCGTGGTTGCTAGTTATTTGCAGTTCAGTGTTCCAGGGCCTTGATACGGCCGATCTTGGTCATGCCgccgaagaagaaaaccacagaaaaaaagaagggattCTCAGTATGTAGGAGGACACTTCTTCTGGTGGCGAGCTGGGCTGCAATGTCAGTCTCTCTTTGAAATCCAAGAATACTAATCtcgattaaaaaaaaaaagaaaaagaaaaaaaaaaagggccatCCGCCAGATCAGCCGGAAATTAACTGGGTGGGCCAGGCTAGTTTGCTGACTAGTCCGTTTAAGTAGTGAGTTAGTTACTTAACTGGTTGGTTTATGTACTCCATAGTTAGTGATGACGTCCACAGAACCAAAACGTACATGGCTGGCAGGCTGGCAGGATTCGCAGCGAGATCGCGGTGTGTGTCGGCGGGATAAAATCGCTATTTTCGCAGCCATAACTATCTTTTATATAGGTACCTTCCAAAGGGACGGAGAGGGGAAACGGCACATGACGCAGGCAGGGGCAGCCAGGAACACCCAACACGGAAGGCGTGTCAAGTCCTGCAGCTTAGTGTTTACCCCGCACCTCACAGTGACCTGCGCTGCTTGTACAGCTACAAAGCCACGGGGTCGGCTCGGGGTAAGTTTGGATGTGTCCTTTTCATCTGAAGAGCAAGACGACGACAATACATAGTCCGCACGCTCCAGGActtttgtgtgtgtgtgtgtgtgtgtttcGCCAAATGCCATTTATCCGGCCCGTCAACAGGGGAGCTAGATGCCGACGGGAAGCTTTAGTTAGTTAGAGTGGccctacggagtatataccCGGATCTACTTTGAGTTCACCTCGCAATGCTGTCATATTCTCGAAGCTGGAGCATGAGCAGCAGAGTGACTCGCTCTGCCCGGGACTCCACAGTATGTAGATATACTTAAACCTTGGTATCCCATTTTTTCCCGCGTGCTCAGGAAGGAACAAAAGGTCTTCCCCCGGTATCCTAAAAGTACAAAGTACAAGATACGGCTGGGCTCCCGCCTGCAACTCGCGCCCCTTCGAGGTACTTGATACTTGAAACTACCTTCTCCCCTTTGCCGTTGCAAGCTTTGCGTCAAACTTTTGACTTCCCTTCTCCAGCCCTTACTCTTCCtgctcctctcctctcctctccttctCTACTCtgtctcctctctctctctccctccgtCTTCACCTCCATCGTCCTCATCCTCGCTCATCGTCCGTCAACCATCTCTTTCACCTAGCTATCGTTTCCAATTAAACGTTTACTCTTCCCTCTTTTTGCTCCCTAGTTCACCTGTTGACTATCTGCACGGGGTACCGTTCAATCCGATCTTGCCGCCAACTTTCATTGGGTCCCGATTCCTCTGCCGATTACCCCCAGGCTTCCCCGCGCGACAGAACCATCCGTCGCTCGCCACTCTATATTAAGGCTGTCTGTCCCCTCCGAGTGGCATCCGTCGAATCGCCGTTAATCTGATCAAGTCTCGAGACGCCAACGGATCACGCGATTCTCTGTTGTTTTGTCATCTCCCTCCCGGCTGGTAAATCTTCTTCACCAACCTGGCTGAAGTTCGACTGGTGCTAGAACCCGCTTCTGCTCGCGGTCAACTTACCTCTCCCCACTGAGTGagttttgattttccttttcttttctttccccccctttttttttttcctttataCCTCTCCTCTCCCTAAATTGCCCGCGGTTTTCATATACCCCGCTCCGATGAGCTTGTGGGGTTGAAGCTTTCCTCTCATTAATAGGAGCTTTCGCCACGTGCAAACACCGTAATTTGACccatgtgtgtgtgtgtgtgtgtgtgttggGCTGATGGTATTCAAACTGTTTAGTATACAGTATACAGTCCAGCTTATATCGGTGACCACCATCCGATTTTCAGGGCcattctcattcttttcgATTGCACAATGACCTCCACATCTCTAAAAGAGACGGCTTCCGCAGCTGCCTCCGAGGCCCCAAGAGACGCAAAAGCGGCCGTTGAGAGCTCCCCCGGAAGCGCTTCATCCGTATTTCAGTCCCCATTCGTACGTGCGGCCTTGCCTTTCGTCAATG
This window harbors:
- a CDS encoding uncharacterized protein (EggNog:ENOG410PGK7~COG:E~BUSCO:4882at33183), whose product is MPPLPRYTRSFALSFPPRERVLSGARLVPLTRFAAGSASLVLDIARSSSLGPWISSRSYSGNKMGSLPVGRLHKGNINPNVLAAKYAVRGELAVKAEEYRVKLEQELDTLPFDKVIFANIGNPQQLDQKPITFFRQVLSLMEYPPLLENEETLKSVFGYKQDVIDRAKYLLKDVQSVGAYSQSHGSPLVRKSVANFMEKRDGFPADPAHIYLSAGASSGVNTLLNILCAGHDSGVLVPIPQYPLYTATLAVLNARCVPYYLDEESNWGTDVDGIKASVAKAKEEGTDVRAIVVINPGNPTGACLSPEAVKKVIDLAVDEHLVIIADEVYQTNIFKGEFTSFKKRLRQLQQESPGKYDHVELASLHSVSKGMVGECGHRGGYFELVGFHADVEEQVYKFISVMLCPPVIGQCLVELMVNPPKEGDPSYELYQKEYSAISTGLYQRAAALYEAFKQMEGVECQEPTGAMYLFPSITLPQKAIAAAEAAGRHPDEFYSLRLLDATGVCIVPGSGFGQKPGTYHFRTTFLAPGTDWVNRIVAFHKKFMDEFR
- the PCK1 gene encoding Protein kinase C-like 1 (EggNog:ENOG410PI78~COG:C~BUSCO:3777at33183) codes for the protein MDPAPASSAPRATVNIPPNHPLPLDYFTSDFVRQQAAKQQHSNYHSTSLRNMVSTSVNRTALHPTGVQPGKGHTELEEELHETAHIDYERVAIIANPSVAALYEDALVYETGTAITSSGALTAYSGAKTGRSPLDKRIVKEETSENEIWWGPVNKPMTPEVWRINRERAVDYLNTRNRIYVIDGYAGWDERYRINVRVVCARAYHALFMRNMLIRPKREELQHFHPDYVIYNAGSFPANRWTEGMTSATSVAINFAEKEMVILGTEYAGEMKKGVFTVLFYEMPIKHNVLTLHSSANQGPDGDVTLFFGLSGTGKTTLSADPKRALIGDDEHCWSDRGVFNIEGGCYAKCIGLSAEKEPDIFNAIKFGSVLENVVFNPETRIVDYDDATLTENTRCAYPIEYIENAKIPCLAEQHPSNIILLTCDARGVLPPISKLTSEQTMFHFISGYTSKMAGTEDGVTEPQATFSSCFAQPFLALHPMRYARMLADKIAEHKANAWLLNTGWVGAGCTTGGKRCPLKYTRAILDAIHSGELAKVEYETYDTFNLHIPKSCPNVPSELLNPQRSWTGSASFKDEVNKLAELFNQNFTKYSAEATPEVLAAAPVVTGAEEAPVADKAAPVQVNGEQAQETTN